From Amphiura filiformis chromosome 20, Afil_fr2py, whole genome shotgun sequence, a single genomic window includes:
- the LOC140141963 gene encoding uncharacterized protein translates to MSQQRGDEFSMDKTRQLWQIGVGRRKSTPKRHYVDDAEVVPESIKRLCYEEEEEEDHVECQGCKQKQSEVSQLKREVAQLLRLTEYQQDEIDKLKKDLTQTNRRNEDLQRRVIDKMDNLAVIVTNSTPTRSSTPPRESPRPSSPSSQHLGIPMRRITSI, encoded by the exons ATGAGTCAACAAAGAGGTGATGAATTCAGCATGGACAAAACAAGACAGTTATGGCAAATAG GTGTCGGAAGGAGAAAGAGCACGCCAAAACGACACTATGTGGATGATGCTGAAGTTGTTCCTGAATCAATTAAACGACTGTgctatgaagaagaagaagag GAAGACCATGTTGAATGCCAAGGATGCAAGCAGAAACAAAGTGAAGTCAGTCAACTAAAGAGAGAAGTGGCCCAGCTTCTAAGACTCACAGAATATCAACAAGATGAGATCGATAAGCTTAAGAAAGATTTGACTCAGACAAACAGACGTAATGAAGACCTTCAGAGAA GAGTAATAGACAAGATGGATAATCTGGCTGTGATTGTAACCAACTCAACCCCAACAAGGTCCTCGACTCCTCCTAGAGAGAGCCCGCGACCCTCTTCACCATCATCTCAACATCTGGGTATACCCATGCGTAGGATCACCAGCATTTAG